One segment of Tamlana crocina DNA contains the following:
- the gmk gene encoding guanylate kinase, with the protein MATGQDKKQGKLIVFSAPSGSGKTTIVRHLLDLEDLNLEFSISATSREKRGTEEHGKDYYFLSAKEFKSKIKNDEFLEWEEVYRDNFYGTLKTEVERIWALGKNVIFDIDVSGGLRIKRKFPKETLAIFVKPPSVDELKIRLKKRKTESEDKINMRVAKASAELATAPLFDTIIINDNLDHALEEAHEKVSDFINS; encoded by the coding sequence TTGGCAACAGGTCAAGATAAAAAACAAGGTAAACTCATTGTATTTTCAGCACCATCAGGCTCTGGAAAAACCACAATAGTTAGGCACTTGTTGGACTTGGAAGATTTGAATCTGGAGTTTTCCATTTCGGCCACTTCAAGAGAAAAACGAGGTACCGAAGAGCACGGCAAAGATTACTATTTTCTGTCGGCTAAAGAATTCAAAAGCAAAATTAAAAACGATGAATTTTTGGAATGGGAAGAAGTGTATCGCGATAATTTTTACGGTACTTTAAAAACCGAAGTGGAGCGTATCTGGGCACTGGGCAAAAACGTTATTTTTGATATTGATGTTTCTGGTGGTCTGCGTATAAAACGTAAATTCCCAAAGGAAACCTTGGCTATTTTCGTGAAGCCACCAAGTGTGGATGAATTGAAAATAAGGTTGAAAAAGCGCAAAACCGAAAGCGAGGACAAAATAAATATGCGTGTAGCCAAGGCCTCTGCCGAGCTGGCCACCGCCCCCCTTTTCGATACCATAATTATTAATGACAATTTGGACCACGCTCTAGAAGAAGCCCACGAAAAAGTCAGTGATTTTATAAATTCTTAA
- the nadD gene encoding nicotinate (nicotinamide) nucleotide adenylyltransferase — MKIGLFFGSFNPIHIGHLVIANHMAEHSDLDQVWFVVTPHSPFKKKSTLLDNYQRLEMVYLATQDYDSLKPSDIEFNLPQPNYTVNTLAHLHEKFPQHEFALIMGEDNLKSFHKWKNYEVILENHDLYVYPRISDNRIDNQFHGHKKIHFINAPIMELSSTFIRKSIKAGKNVEPMLPQHVWKYLDEMNFYR, encoded by the coding sequence TTGAAAATTGGTTTGTTTTTTGGTTCATTCAACCCCATTCATATCGGGCACTTGGTTATTGCCAACCACATGGCCGAACACAGCGATTTAGATCAAGTTTGGTTTGTGGTTACTCCACACAGTCCGTTTAAAAAGAAAAGCACTCTTTTAGATAATTACCAACGTCTGGAAATGGTTTACTTGGCCACACAAGATTACGACAGCCTAAAACCCAGCGATATTGAATTTAATTTACCGCAACCCAACTACACGGTAAACACTTTAGCGCATTTGCACGAAAAGTTTCCGCAGCATGAATTTGCATTGATTATGGGTGAAGACAACCTAAAAAGTTTCCATAAATGGAAAAACTATGAGGTTATACTAGAAAATCACGACCTTTATGTGTATCCGAGAATTTCGGACAATAGAATAGACAACCAATTCCACGGGCATAAAAAAATCCATTTTATCAACGCCCCAATTATGGAACTGTCTTCAACCTTTATCCGTAAAAGTATAAAAGCTGGTAAAAACGTTGAACCCATGTTGCCACAGCACGTTTGGAAATACTTAGACGAAATGAATTTTTACAGATAA
- a CDS encoding nicotinic acid mononucleotide adenyltransferase has protein sequence MKTIKILFSVALFATLFTSCYSEVIVEERVIVDDFEEPGISINQLLGAYELWYVDINATKGYGTTPFLQKAFTISFRNGIVYANNNIVGLGDSGNGFGIDVGEYDAYEMILDVNHDIDGFETFDVYEIDNNTIELYNPNNDTSYFLDGYQRNNFDYDFVFYDNIHYFLQEYEAWEKTFTSNYGALNEFDNENYLQFLAGGNDIEFRSSQDEPGTAVSNLIWDYTGVYGVGDVAGDFYLKTLTLDYDSWGNEHFELSVINDGKIELFHPASETVYEFEGRGYIQYLKSSEKKETRSAPKNEMRKHRKDKVDNPRESKRG, from the coding sequence ATGAAGACCATAAAAATACTTTTCAGCGTTGCCTTATTTGCTACATTATTTACATCGTGCTATAGTGAAGTTATAGTTGAAGAACGGGTAATAGTAGATGATTTTGAAGAACCCGGAATTTCAATAAACCAATTATTGGGCGCTTACGAATTATGGTATGTTGATATTAACGCTACCAAAGGTTACGGTACAACGCCATTTCTGCAAAAGGCTTTTACCATTTCGTTTAGAAACGGTATCGTTTATGCAAATAACAATATTGTAGGTTTGGGCGATAGTGGCAACGGCTTTGGTATTGATGTGGGCGAGTATGATGCTTACGAAATGATTTTGGATGTAAATCACGATATTGATGGATTTGAAACTTTTGATGTGTACGAAATAGATAATAATACCATTGAACTTTACAACCCCAATAACGATACTTCGTATTTTTTAGATGGTTACCAGCGCAATAATTTCGATTACGATTTTGTGTTTTATGATAATATACATTATTTCCTTCAGGAATATGAAGCTTGGGAAAAGACCTTTACCAGTAACTACGGTGCGTTAAATGAGTTTGATAACGAAAACTACTTGCAGTTTTTGGCCGGAGGCAACGACATCGAGTTTAGAAGCTCGCAAGATGAACCAGGAACTGCCGTGAGTAACCTAATATGGGATTACACGGGAGTATATGGAGTTGGCGATGTGGCTGGAGATTTCTATCTGAAAACTTTAACATTAGATTATGATTCTTGGGGCAATGAACATTTTGAATTGAGCGTTATTAATGACGGAAAGATTGAGTTGTTCCACCCGGCATCTGAAACGGTATATGAATTTGAAGGCAGGGGGTATATTCAATACCTAAAATCATCAGAAAAGAAGGAGACGCGTTCTGCTCCAAAGAATGAAATGCGTAAGCATAGAAAAGATAAAGTGGACAACCCTAGAGAAAGTAAAAGAGGTTAA
- a CDS encoding NAD(P)H-dependent glycerol-3-phosphate dehydrogenase: protein MDKPLKYAVFGAGSWATAIVKMLCENLDEIGWYMRSVYTKEHLLREQHNPNYLSSVEFHLEQLKLSNDINEMAEYADVLIFVIPSAFVHSELEKLNVDISNKIIVSAVKGIMPETGLLVGEHFHEAYNVPYDNIAVIAGPCHAEEVALERLSYLTISCSDENKAKAIAKSLSSDYINTKTSDDIIGIEYAVMLKNIYAIAAGIAHGLGYGDNFQSVLMSNSIREMKRFIKKVHKMKRNINNSAYLGDLLVTGYSVFSRNRMFGNMIGKGYTVKSAQMEMSMVAEGYYATKSAYQLNQKNKKKAQTPIIDAVYDVLYENKNPKKVFKKLTERLD, encoded by the coding sequence ATGGATAAACCTTTAAAATATGCGGTTTTTGGGGCTGGTAGCTGGGCTACGGCCATTGTAAAAATGCTTTGCGAAAATTTAGATGAAATTGGTTGGTACATGCGAAGTGTTTACACCAAGGAACATTTGTTGAGAGAACAGCACAACCCCAATTATCTTAGTTCGGTGGAGTTTCATTTGGAACAATTAAAACTGAGTAACGATATCAACGAAATGGCCGAATATGCCGATGTTTTAATTTTTGTAATCCCATCTGCGTTTGTCCACAGTGAATTGGAAAAGCTGAATGTTGATATTTCCAACAAAATCATTGTCTCTGCCGTAAAAGGTATTATGCCCGAAACCGGTTTATTGGTAGGGGAACATTTTCATGAGGCTTACAATGTACCATACGACAACATTGCTGTAATTGCTGGCCCTTGTCACGCAGAAGAGGTAGCCTTAGAGCGCTTATCTTACCTTACCATTTCGTGCTCAGACGAGAACAAAGCTAAAGCCATTGCCAAAAGTTTAAGCAGCGACTATATCAACACCAAAACCAGTGACGATATTATCGGTATTGAATACGCCGTTATGCTTAAAAACATTTATGCCATTGCCGCTGGTATTGCCCACGGACTGGGTTACGGCGATAATTTTCAAAGTGTTTTAATGAGTAACTCCATTCGCGAAATGAAACGTTTCATTAAAAAAGTACATAAAATGAAACGCAACATTAACAACTCGGCTTATCTGGGCGATTTGTTGGTTACGGGCTATTCGGTTTTTTCGCGCAACCGCATGTTCGGTAATATGATCGGAAAAGGTTACACGGTTAAATCGGCACAAATGGAAATGAGCATGGTGGCCGAAGGCTATTACGCTACCAAAAGCGCCTACCAACTTAACCAAAAAAACAAGAAAAAGGCACAAACCCCTATTATCGATGCCGTTTACGATGTGCTTTATGAAAACAAAAACCCCAAAAAGGTATTTAAAAAACTCACCGAACGGTTGGATTGA
- a CDS encoding VOC family protein, with protein sequence MPKNSHINYIELKAYNLEQTKQFYSEAFGWAFTDYGATYIAFADSGLEGGFEKTDHEIVNGALVVLYHENLDTIKSRIISYNGTISKDIFSFPGGRRFHFLDPSGNELAVWSEK encoded by the coding sequence ATGCCTAAAAATAGCCACATCAATTACATTGAACTCAAAGCCTATAATTTAGAGCAAACCAAACAATTTTATTCTGAAGCATTTGGCTGGGCATTTACCGATTATGGGGCGACATACATTGCCTTTGCAGATAGTGGGCTTGAAGGCGGCTTCGAGAAAACCGACCATGAAATTGTAAATGGTGCTTTGGTGGTACTTTACCATGAAAATCTTGACACTATAAAAAGCAGGATTATTTCTTACAACGGAACGATTTCAAAAGATATTTTCTCGTTTCCCGGTGGCAGACGGTTTCATTTTTTAGATCCTTCGGGGAATGAATTGGCTGTTTGGTCGGAAAAGTAA
- the rseP gene encoding RIP metalloprotease RseP produces MEFVIKISQFLLSLSLLIVLHELGHFIPAKAFKTRVEKFYLFFDVKFSLFKKKIGETVYGIGWLPLGGYVKISGMIDESMDTEQMAQEPQPWEFRSKPAWQRLIIMLGGVTVNFLLAILIYIGMSFFYGESVLPIENIKDGLAIESTVANKAGLQTGDKILAVDGEKIETFSQISEKVLFGKEVLIERDGVQSTITMPEDFLAQLMDSKERGFISLRQPFIVMQVPDTSYNKASGLQKGDILLALNDYKTKYADQVRDGLEQFKGQEVTATVKRENQSLSLPLKVSDEGKLGVVYAAASTPETLEALGYYDYQTKDYGFFEAIPVGMHKAKERVASYWDQLGAIFTPSTGAYKGVGGFKAIYDIFPSFWSWQAFWSITAFLSIMLGVLNLLPIPALDGGHVMFLLYEMVSGRKPGDKFMEYAQMVGFFILIALVLFANGNDIYKAIFN; encoded by the coding sequence ATGGAGTTTGTTATAAAAATATCACAGTTTTTGTTAAGCCTTTCGTTGCTCATCGTTCTGCACGAATTGGGGCATTTTATCCCGGCAAAGGCTTTTAAAACAAGGGTTGAAAAGTTTTACCTCTTTTTCGATGTGAAGTTTTCATTGTTCAAAAAGAAGATTGGTGAAACCGTATATGGTATTGGTTGGTTGCCGCTTGGGGGCTATGTGAAAATTTCTGGAATGATTGACGAAAGTATGGATACCGAGCAAATGGCACAAGAACCACAGCCATGGGAATTCCGTTCGAAACCAGCCTGGCAGCGATTAATTATTATGCTTGGCGGCGTAACTGTAAACTTCCTTTTAGCGATTTTAATCTATATTGGTATGAGCTTTTTTTACGGAGAAAGCGTATTGCCGATTGAAAATATAAAAGACGGATTGGCCATTGAAAGTACCGTAGCCAACAAAGCAGGTTTGCAAACCGGTGATAAAATTTTGGCGGTTGATGGCGAAAAAATTGAAACCTTCTCACAGATTTCTGAAAAGGTGCTATTCGGAAAAGAAGTGTTGATTGAGCGTGATGGTGTGCAATCGACCATAACAATGCCAGAAGACTTTTTAGCTCAGTTAATGGACTCGAAAGAACGTGGTTTTATAAGCTTAAGGCAGCCATTTATTGTGATGCAAGTTCCGGATACGTCTTACAACAAGGCCAGCGGATTGCAAAAAGGCGACATACTTTTAGCGCTTAACGATTATAAAACCAAATATGCCGATCAGGTTAGAGACGGTTTAGAACAATTTAAAGGTCAGGAAGTAACTGCAACCGTAAAACGTGAAAACCAGAGTTTATCGTTACCGTTAAAAGTTAGCGACGAAGGGAAATTGGGGGTTGTGTATGCTGCGGCATCAACCCCAGAAACTTTAGAGGCTTTGGGTTATTACGATTACCAAACTAAAGATTACGGATTTTTTGAAGCTATTCCGGTTGGAATGCATAAAGCCAAAGAACGTGTGGCATCATATTGGGACCAATTAGGAGCTATTTTTACGCCAAGTACAGGGGCTTACAAAGGCGTAGGAGGCTTTAAGGCCATTTACGATATCTTCCCGAGTTTTTGGAGCTGGCAAGCGTTTTGGAGCATTACAGCCTTTTTATCGATTATGTTGGGCGTATTGAACCTATTGCCCATTCCGGCCTTGGATGGCGGCCACGTGATGTTTTTACTTTACGAAATGGTTTCTGGAAGAAAGCCGGGCGATAAGTTTATGGAGTATGCGCAAATGGTTGGTTTCTTTATTTTAATAGCCTTAGTGTTGTTTGCAAATGGCAATGATATTTATAAAGCGATTTTTAATTAA
- a CDS encoding SCO family protein: MLSFFKEYKRFAIVFLAISVIIVFIIYNTLNVYRPLPIYQPTMVSTELVDSTLQYKKKYHKIADFSLINQNGKTITQADYKDKIYVADFFFTTCQTICPIMTDHMAKIQKEILNDDEIMLLSHSVTPEIDTVAQLKRYAKKKGVNDKKWNLVTGDKKQIYDLARKSYLAVKDNPFDGPYDMIHTENFMLIDKKRQIRGFYDGTDPAEIERLLNEIEILKEEYNR; this comes from the coding sequence ATGCTATCTTTTTTTAAGGAATACAAGCGGTTTGCTATTGTTTTTTTAGCCATTTCTGTTATTATCGTTTTTATTATTTACAATACGCTAAATGTGTACCGCCCCTTACCGATTTACCAACCAACCATGGTAAGCACCGAACTTGTTGACAGTACCCTACAATACAAAAAGAAATACCACAAAATAGCCGACTTTAGTTTAATTAACCAAAACGGAAAAACCATAACCCAGGCCGATTATAAAGACAAAATTTACGTGGCTGATTTCTTTTTTACCACCTGCCAGACCATTTGCCCCATTATGACCGACCACATGGCGAAAATCCAAAAGGAAATTTTGAACGACGACGAAATAATGCTGTTGTCGCATTCCGTAACTCCCGAAATTGACACCGTGGCACAGCTAAAACGCTATGCTAAAAAGAAAGGCGTAAACGATAAAAAATGGAACTTGGTTACGGGCGACAAAAAACAAATTTACGATTTGGCGCGAAAGAGCTATTTGGCAGTAAAGGACAATCCGTTTGACGGCCCGTACGATATGATTCATACCGAAAATTTCATGCTCATTGATAAAAAACGACAAATCCGCGGATTTTACGATGGCACCGACCCCGCTGAAATTGAACGTTTACTAAATGAAATTGAAATTTTAAAGGAAGAATACAACCGTTAA
- a CDS encoding FeoA family protein: MQNTLAHLKRGEIAVITDVSSIHIPLKLLEMGCLPGNTVQLVQVAPFQDPMYLNINGSHLAIRKETAAHILIEKVSHG, translated from the coding sequence TTGCAGAATACCTTAGCACATTTAAAACGAGGCGAAATAGCCGTAATTACAGATGTTTCGTCCATCCATATTCCCTTAAAATTACTGGAAATGGGTTGCCTGCCTGGTAATACCGTACAGCTTGTTCAAGTGGCGCCTTTTCAAGACCCCATGTACCTTAACATTAACGGCTCGCATTTGGCCATTCGAAAAGAAACCGCTGCGCACATACTAATTGAAAAAGTGTCGCATGGGTAA
- the feoB gene encoding ferrous iron transport protein B, with protein sequence MGKQINVALIGNPNTGKTSVFNALTGLNQKVGNYPGITVEKKEGVCKLSRGLKAHIIDLPGTYSLNASSLDESVVIELLLNKNDKDFPDVAVVVSDVENLKRNLLIFTQIKDLEIPTLLVINMADRMAYKGISLDIPHLEEQLNTKIALVSTRKKQGIDELKQLIEGYKDLSTKPCLDSAEIDKDYFNSLHKAFPNQLLYKLWLVITQDVNFGKTDRNEIETVANFKTKNKADLKRLQQKETIKRYQFINNALKKGHAIDATKAKDLRSKLDRVLTHKIWGYAIFFFILLLMFQAIYDWSGVPMDFIDETFASLSEWSKNQLPAGAFTDLLAEGIIPGLGGIVIFIPQIAFLFLFISVLEESGYMSRVVFLMDRIMRRFGLSGKSVVPLISGTACAIPAVMATRNIESWKERLITILVTPFTTCSARLPVYLIIISLVIPEGRFLGLGYQALTLMLLYLLGFGTAVGSAYILNKILKIRSKSFFVVEMPNYKLPLFKNVALTVVEKTKSFVFGAGKIILAISIILWFLASYGPGDDFNNAEEIIITEYASQNLSEDELQQHIASYKLENSFIGITGHAIEPIIRPLGYDWKIGIAIVSSFAAREVFVGTLATIYSVGSDDEATIKNRMAAEINPILGGPLFNFASGISLLLFYAFAMQCMSTLAIVKKETNSWKWPVLQLVIMSSFAYIVALMAFQFLK encoded by the coding sequence ATGGGTAAACAAATTAACGTTGCCCTTATCGGCAATCCCAATACCGGAAAAACATCTGTATTTAACGCCCTTACCGGATTAAACCAAAAGGTGGGTAATTACCCGGGTATTACCGTCGAAAAAAAAGAAGGGGTTTGCAAATTGTCACGTGGATTAAAAGCCCACATTATCGATTTACCCGGAACGTACAGCCTTAATGCTTCGTCATTGGATGAGAGCGTTGTAATCGAACTCCTTTTAAATAAAAATGACAAAGATTTTCCTGATGTGGCCGTTGTGGTGAGCGATGTGGAAAACCTAAAGCGAAACTTGCTTATTTTCACCCAAATCAAGGATTTGGAAATCCCAACATTGTTAGTCATTAACATGGCCGACCGCATGGCCTACAAAGGTATTTCGTTGGATATTCCGCATTTGGAAGAACAGCTCAACACAAAAATTGCTTTAGTGAGCACCCGAAAAAAACAAGGCATCGACGAGCTTAAACAACTTATTGAAGGCTACAAAGACCTTTCGACAAAACCATGTTTGGACTCCGCTGAAATTGACAAAGATTATTTCAACAGCTTACACAAAGCCTTCCCAAACCAATTATTGTACAAACTTTGGTTGGTGATTACGCAAGATGTCAACTTCGGAAAAACCGATCGCAACGAAATTGAAACGGTCGCCAATTTTAAAACCAAAAACAAAGCTGACCTTAAGCGTTTACAGCAAAAGGAAACCATTAAACGTTACCAATTTATAAACAACGCCTTAAAAAAGGGGCATGCCATTGATGCTACCAAAGCAAAGGATTTGCGCTCTAAACTCGATAGGGTGTTAACCCATAAAATTTGGGGCTACGCCATTTTCTTTTTCATACTCCTACTCATGTTTCAGGCCATTTACGATTGGTCGGGGGTTCCCATGGATTTTATTGACGAAACTTTTGCTTCATTAAGCGAATGGTCAAAAAACCAATTGCCAGCCGGAGCTTTTACCGATTTGCTGGCCGAAGGCATTATCCCGGGACTTGGCGGCATAGTGATTTTCATTCCACAAATTGCCTTTTTGTTTTTGTTCATTTCAGTACTCGAAGAAAGCGGTTATATGAGTCGGGTAGTATTTTTAATGGATCGTATTATGCGTCGTTTCGGCCTTAGCGGAAAAAGCGTGGTGCCGCTCATTTCGGGTACGGCATGTGCTATTCCCGCGGTAATGGCCACCAGGAATATTGAAAGTTGGAAAGAACGCTTAATCACCATTTTGGTAACGCCATTTACCACTTGTTCGGCCAGACTTCCAGTGTATTTAATTATTATTTCGTTGGTTATTCCAGAAGGGCGCTTTTTAGGTTTGGGTTATCAAGCCTTAACACTCATGCTACTCTATCTTTTAGGATTTGGAACAGCGGTAGGTTCAGCCTATATTTTAAACAAGATTTTAAAAATTAGAAGCAAATCGTTTTTTGTGGTAGAAATGCCCAATTATAAATTACCTCTATTTAAAAATGTGGCTTTAACCGTGGTTGAAAAAACCAAATCGTTTGTTTTTGGTGCAGGAAAAATTATTTTGGCCATCTCCATCATTCTCTGGTTTTTGGCATCCTATGGTCCGGGCGACGATTTTAATAATGCCGAAGAGATTATCATTACCGAATACGCTTCACAGAACCTTTCGGAAGACGAACTGCAACAACACATCGCTTCATATAAATTAGAAAACTCTTTTATTGGAATAACAGGTCATGCCATCGAACCCATTATCCGTCCATTGGGCTACGATTGGAAAATTGGCATTGCCATAGTAAGCAGTTTTGCCGCACGCGAGGTATTTGTAGGCACGTTAGCAACCATCTACAGTGTGGGTAGCGACGACGAAGCCACGATAAAAAACCGAATGGCTGCCGAAATCAACCCTATTTTAGGCGGACCACTGTTCAATTTTGCTTCAGGAATTTCTTTACTCCTGTTTTATGCTTTTGCCATGCAGTGCATGAGTACTTTGGCCATTGTAAAAAAAGAAACCAACAGCTGGAAATGGCCGGTGCTGCAATTGGTGATAATGAGTTCGTTTGCGTATATTGTAGCTTTAATGGCTTTTCAATTTTTGAAATAG
- a CDS encoding FeoB-associated Cys-rich membrane protein, giving the protein MNTIIQNTLVIAAVGFAIIFLVKKFFWKKPKSKKACGSNGDCGCH; this is encoded by the coding sequence ATGAACACAATAATCCAAAATACCCTTGTAATTGCGGCCGTAGGTTTTGCCATTATATTTTTGGTTAAAAAGTTCTTTTGGAAAAAGCCTAAAAGCAAAAAGGCCTGCGGAAGCAACGGCGATTGTGGCTGCCATTAA
- a CDS encoding DUF1080 domain-containing protein, which produces MKQKHVLLACLLSAFTLVSFSQSSKKSISLLDKDLSHFDIWLSIPHSTVKGLPEGTYQSDKMNSGDPIGLNNNLKNVFSVIEQDGEPVLKITGEIFGGLTTKKEYANYHFSAMFKWGDKKWEPRLDQKRDSGILYHCYGDHGRFWNTWKTSLEYQVQETDFGDFIPLGGNTAKPKIGAPMVEIRGDFSKEKKYNPNAEMYSEGKGYIQAVSEHDAPHGEWNHLEIYVVGNDAVHLINGHVVMVVENAKKHDGSILDKGQIQIQSEAAECYYKQLTLTPIKKFPKAIKKQVRFKK; this is translated from the coding sequence ATGAAACAAAAACACGTATTATTAGCCTGCTTACTTTCTGCATTTACCTTGGTGTCTTTTTCTCAAAGTTCCAAAAAATCCATCAGCTTACTCGATAAAGATTTAAGTCATTTTGATATTTGGTTGAGCATTCCGCACTCAACCGTAAAAGGACTTCCCGAAGGGACCTACCAATCAGACAAAATGAATTCGGGTGATCCCATTGGGCTAAACAACAATTTAAAAAACGTATTTTCTGTAATTGAACAAGATGGCGAACCTGTATTAAAAATTACCGGTGAAATTTTTGGCGGACTCACCACAAAAAAAGAATATGCCAATTACCATTTTAGTGCTATGTTTAAATGGGGCGACAAAAAGTGGGAACCAAGACTAGACCAAAAAAGGGACAGTGGCATTTTGTACCATTGCTACGGTGATCACGGCAGGTTTTGGAACACTTGGAAAACCAGTTTGGAATACCAAGTTCAGGAAACCGATTTTGGCGATTTTATTCCTTTAGGCGGTAATACTGCAAAACCTAAAATAGGTGCTCCCATGGTTGAAATTCGTGGCGATTTTAGTAAAGAAAAGAAATATAATCCCAATGCTGAGATGTATTCGGAAGGCAAAGGTTATATTCAAGCCGTTTCAGAACACGATGCCCCACATGGCGAATGGAACCATTTAGAAATTTACGTGGTGGGCAATGATGCCGTACACCTTATTAACGGACATGTTGTTATGGTGGTTGAAAACGCCAAAAAACACGACGGATCTATTTTAGATAAAGGCCAGATTCAAATACAAAGCGAAGCGGCCGAATGTTATTACAAACAACTTACATTAACACCCATCAAAAAATTTCCGAAAGCCATAAAAAAACAAGTACGGTTTAAAAAGTAA
- a CDS encoding metal-dependent transcriptional regulator, whose amino-acid sequence MTLTEENYIKTIYQLGKYGTLTVSTNSIAEAIETKASSVTDMVKKLAEKGYVNYKRYQGATLTGKGKKIAADVVRKHRLWEVFLVEKLNFSWDEVHEIAEQLEHIKSEKLINELDKLLDYPTHDPHGDPIPDKSGDIKKSDKVLLFSLTENAKGVCVGVKDTSSAFLKYLDKHKIALGSEISVVSREDFDDSMVIKINGAEMSISQTVANNLFVIEE is encoded by the coding sequence ATAACGCTAACGGAAGAGAACTATATTAAAACCATTTATCAGTTGGGTAAATACGGCACTTTAACGGTGAGTACCAATAGTATTGCTGAAGCCATTGAAACCAAGGCTTCGTCGGTAACCGATATGGTTAAAAAATTGGCCGAAAAAGGATATGTGAATTACAAGCGTTATCAAGGGGCTACCTTAACGGGCAAAGGGAAAAAAATTGCTGCCGATGTGGTTAGAAAACATCGGTTGTGGGAAGTGTTTTTGGTTGAAAAGCTGAATTTCTCATGGGATGAGGTTCACGAAATAGCCGAACAATTGGAGCACATAAAATCGGAAAAGTTAATTAACGAACTCGATAAGTTGTTGGATTACCCTACCCACGACCCGCATGGCGACCCGATTCCGGATAAATCTGGCGATATTAAAAAATCGGATAAAGTGTTGCTGTTCAGTTTGACTGAAAATGCCAAAGGGGTTTGCGTAGGTGTAAAAGATACCTCGTCGGCCTTCCTAAAATATTTAGACAAACATAAGATTGCGTTAGGCTCGGAAATCAGTGTGGTGTCTCGCGAAGATTTTGATGATTCTATGGTGATTAAAATAAACGGTGCCGAAATGAGTATTTCGCAAACTGTGGCCAATAATTTGTTTGTTATAGAAGAATAA